DNA sequence from the Acidobacteriota bacterium genome:
CTCGATGGACGGGTAGACGCCGTCGCTGCGCATGATCAGCACGATGGCGGCGATGGCGTGACCCACGATCATGGCCATCAGCGCCGAGGTCCCGGTGGAGCGCCGCCAGAACATGCCCATGATGAAGATGGCCGCCACCGGAGGCACCAGAAAGGCCAGCATGTTCTGGAGGTAGTCGAAGAGTCCCTCGTACTCCTGCACGACCGGGGTCCAGGAGGCGGCGACAACCATGATGAAGAGGGTGGCGAAACGTCCGATCCAGGTCAGCCGGGCGTCCGAGGTATCGGGCTTGAACTTGCGCACGAAGTCCATGGTGATGAGGGTGGAGGCCGAGTTGAGCGTGGAGTCGACGCTGGACATGATGGCCGCTACCAACCCGGCCAGCATGAGTCCTTTGAAAACCGGGGGCAGCAGCTCGGTGATCAGGGTGGGGAAGACCATGTCGCCGTTGGGCAGATCGGGAAAGAGCTGTCGGGCCATCACTCCCGGAAAGACCATGATGAAGAGCACCGGCAGCTTGAGCAGGCCGGCGAAAAGGGCGCCCCAGCGGGCGTGGCGGATGTTCTTGGCGCCTAAGACCCTCTGCACGATGAACTGGTTGGTGCACCAGAAGTAGAAGCCCAGAATGGGCACCCCGGTGAGCAGTCCCAGCCAGGGCATGGTGGCGTCGTCGATGGGACGCACCACCGACAGCATCTCGGGGGGCGTGTTGTCGATGACGGCATCCCAGGAGCCGACCTGTCCCAGAGCGATGAAGGTGATGGCGATGCAGCCCACGATGATGATGACGGCCTGAATCACGTCGGTATAGACCACCGCCGAGAGTCCGCCGGCCGCCGTGTAGAGCCCTGCCACCAGAGCCAGCAGCAAGGCTGAAAGGATGAGGTCGGCCTCGGGCCAGAAGAGCTTGATGACCACGGCACCGCCGTAGAGGGCGCCGGCCACGTCGATAAAGACGTTGTTGATGATGGTCAGACCCGAGAAATAGAAGCGCACCGCCGGCCGAAAGCGGCGCTCCAGGAACTCGGGCATGGTGTAGACCTTGGAATTGAGATAGTAGGGAATGAAGAAGATGGCGAAGAAGACCAGCACCACCGCCGCCATCCACTCGTAGTTGGAAACCGAGATGCCGGTGACGTAGGCGGCCCCGCAGAGTCCGATCAGCGTGGAGCTGGAGATGTTGGAGGCGAAGAGCGAAAAGCCCACGGCCGGCCAG
Encoded proteins:
- a CDS encoding sodium:solute symporter; translated protein: MPLELIDLIIVVSYFFVVLFIGFYFARKHAGTEDYFLAGRRLAWPAVGFSLFASNISSSTLIGLCGAAYVTGISVSNYEWMAAVVLVFFAIFFIPYYLNSKVYTMPEFLERRFRPAVRFYFSGLTIINNVFIDVAGALYGGAVVIKLFWPEADLILSALLLALVAGLYTAAGGLSAVVYTDVIQAVIIIVGCIAITFIALGQVGSWDAVIDNTPPEMLSVVRPIDDATMPWLGLLTGVPILGFYFWCTNQFIVQRVLGAKNIRHARWGALFAGLLKLPVLFIMVFPGVMARQLFPDLPNGDMVFPTLITELLPPVFKGLMLAGLVAAIMSSVDSTLNSASTLITMDFVRKFKPDTSDARLTWIGRFATLFIMVVAASWTPVVQEYEGLFDYLQNMLAFLVPPVAAIFIMGMFWRRSTGTSALMAMIVGHAIAAIVLIMRSDGVYPSIEGTFTGDFANLHFLIHAGIFFALSCLTVWIVSQFTAPPSQDQVKNFVFNPEVVKDATADLPPVPWYKDYRYQSAGLILLTLWLVISYW